The DNA region GGCTCATAGAGCTTGTCAAGCAATTCACTGAAACTATCGCAAATATAGGAAATAGCGTCTTCAGGATATCTTGAAGCAACTTCATGATCCCAAAACACAATTTTTGGTGCTTTTTTATCTTCTCGATAATCAAAACATATATAATTTCCGAATGGATCCGAGGCAAAAGGATAGATATTGTCCACTAATCTGTCTTTAATTGCATTATACGTTTTTATTATATTGTTTGCCAATCCTTCATTAAAATTTAACAGCCATTCAAATACAGCTTCTTTATGATCCTTAAAATCATATGCCTCCGGTTTTGGTGCTCCGCCATTATTTATCTTGACACATTCTCTATAATCTTCCGGAAATCTGATATTAAAAATATTTTCAACTTTTATAATTTCTTTATCAGAAATATCTTTTTTTTTCACAAACCATTTTACATTATTACTCATATAAATATCTCCTTTTCTCTTTCATCTCCCGCCTCCCCAAATAAACATACCACCAGTATGCCCAATTGCAGAGTGCGGTCCTTCATCTACAAGCTGTAATTTTCCTGGAGTTTGATGATGATGCCATCTAAATTCATCAGGGGTTTTATGTAAATTTATTATCGTTTCCTTTTGCTCTGCTGTAAAACGATTAGCTATATCTTCATTATTCTGTATAGCTTCAGCTAATTGCTTAATCGCTTCTCTTTTATGTGCTTTATCTCCAAGCTCAAATTGGGTTGGATCGATATTAGCGTCATATAATGAATCAAAAATCGGAAATCCTAGAATATCATGTTCAACACCATTTATCACTTTATTGGCCCTTTTTGGATTTGACGCTTTAATAAGTCTATTTGTATACGTTTCATTATTTTTTCCCAACCATTTTGTGGCTGCATCATTAACATTACAGAAAGCATCCTCAATGTACGCTGCTACCATCATTTCACCTAGAGTAGCAGGACTAAAAATAGATAATGCAGATACAATAGTTATTAAATAGAGAGCAGGATGAATATTTCTTCCAATATCAACAAGAATATTATGTGTATCTTTGTCATACTTATTTTGTCTTTCTATTACTTTATTAATATCTCTCCTTATATCAGAAGGCGGCTGGAAACCGGGAGGCACAT from Spirochaetales bacterium includes:
- a CDS encoding SMI1/KNR4 family protein, with product MSNNVKWFVKKKDISDKEIIKVENIFNIRFPEDYRECVKINNGGAPKPEAYDFKDHKEAVFEWLLNFNEGLANNIIKTYNAIKDRLVDNIYPFASDPFGNYICFDYREDKKAPKIVFWDHEVASRYPEDAISYICDSFSELLDKLYEPDD
- a CDS encoding HNH endonuclease; this encodes PNNFKTVISTTNGTDRVTIIIGYIDYPENNIDPVITYDVPPGFQPPSDIRRDINKVIERQNKYDKDTHNILVDIGRNIHPALYLITIVSALSIFSPATLGEMMVAAYIEDAFCNVNDAATKWLGKNNETYTNRLIKASNPKRANKVINGVEHDILGFPIFDSLYDANIDPTQFELGDKAHKREAIKQLAEAIQNNEDIANRFTAEQKETIINLHKTPDEFRWHHHQTPGKLQLVDEGPHSAIGHTGGMFIWGGGR